A part of Mus caroli unplaced genomic scaffold, CAROLI_EIJ_v1.1 scaffold_15383_1, whole genome shotgun sequence genomic DNA contains:
- the LOC110288624 gene encoding olfactory receptor 5B12-like, translating to MQNISELSEFILVGLTNAPFLQTPLFIIFTLIYLTTLFGNLGMIMLILLDSRLHTPMYFFLSNLSLVDCVYASAVTPKVMEGFLTENKIISYNACAAQMFFFIAFAIIESFILASMAYDRHAAVCKPLHYSTTMTAMKCALLLVGSYLSGLLQSSIHVSFTFHLSFCHSNVVNHFFCDIPPLLALSCSSIHTNEIILFMLAGFNXAFSLXVILXSYLLIXXAILRMRSAESRKKAISTCASHLTTVSIFYGTIIFMYLQPSSNHSMDTDKMASVFYTMVIPMLNPLVYSLRNKEVKNAVRKVAGKAVLSLGLVN from the coding sequence ATGCAGAATATTTCAGAACTGTCTGAATTTATTCTTGTTGGGTTAACAAATGCACCATTCCTGCAAACTcctttatttatcatttttactcTCATTTATTTGACAACATTGTTTGGGAATCTTGGGATGATCATGCTGATTCTGCTCGACTCCAGActccacactcccatgtacttttttctcagtAACCTCTCTCTGGTGGACTGTGTTTATGCCTCAGCTGTCACCCCCAAGGTGATGGAAGGGTTTCTCACAGAAAATAAGATAATATCCTACAATGCATGTGCTGCCCAGATGTTCTTCTTTATAGCCTTTGCTATTATTGAGAGTTTTATCTTGGCCTCAATGGCCTATGACCGTCATGCAGCAGTGTGCAAACCCTTGCATTACTCCACTACTATGACAGCTATGAAATGTGCCCTACTTCTTGTTGGATCTTACTTGAGTGgactcttacaatcttccatCCATGTTTCCTTCACattccatctttccttctgtcATTCTAATGTAGTtaatcactttttctgtgatatCCCCCCACTATTAGCTCTTTCTTGCTCCAGTATTCACACAAATGAAATTATACTCTTCATGTTGGCAGGATTCAATNTTGCTTTTTCNCTATTNGTTATATTGNCCTCTTACTTACTAATTTNTNTTGCAATTCTGAGAATGCGCTCTGCTGAGAGCAGGAAGAAGGCCATTTCCACCTGTGCATCCCACCTTACCACTGTTTCCATCTTCTATGGCACAATTATCTTCATGTACTTACAGCCCAGCTCCAATCACTCCATGGACACTGACAAGATGGCATCTGTTTTCTACACCATGGTCATTCCCATGCTGAACCCGCTCGTATATAGCTtgagaaataaagaagtcaagaatgcAGTCAGGAAGGTTGCTGGAAAAGCAGTGCTTTCACTGGGATTAGTCAATTAA